Proteins co-encoded in one bacterium genomic window:
- a CDS encoding serine hydrolase, whose product MKIITLLIVLLCSGARAGETTIPSYYRIDDRLGQKLVQIVQELGLQGDFDTGEDGIERISLAVIDLNSRRPRLAGVNMDNFIYPASVYKMYVAAAVLEKISRGGLTLTDTYVIAFPNCVDTVREIRWDPRPVLQPGDTVTVHYLLDLMITRSDNTAANCLIDLAQRESINAMMQAYGWRGSEVTRKFLSRKHEDPEYKTIRGTETCALHAADFLYKIYTRQLVNPWVSQQMLTLLGRQLDKSKLASGLPADAMFYHKTGWYAAWTHDVGIVDTGRVRYVVACFLPLPAQEALPKYSALSRKIFQLMNASGQ is encoded by the coding sequence ATGAAAATTATCACTTTGCTGATCGTCCTGCTCTGCAGCGGTGCGCGCGCCGGGGAAACGACCATCCCCTCTTATTACCGTATCGATGACCGACTTGGCCAAAAGCTTGTACAGATCGTTCAAGAGCTCGGATTGCAAGGCGATTTCGATACAGGGGAGGACGGTATAGAGCGAATATCCCTGGCGGTCATTGACCTGAACTCTCGCAGGCCGCGGCTGGCCGGCGTAAACATGGACAACTTTATCTACCCGGCGTCGGTTTACAAGATGTACGTTGCAGCCGCCGTGTTGGAAAAAATATCCCGGGGCGGCCTAACCCTGACCGATACCTACGTCATCGCCTTTCCCAACTGCGTGGATACGGTCAGAGAGATTCGCTGGGATCCGCGGCCGGTTCTGCAGCCGGGGGATACCGTGACGGTCCATTACCTGCTTGACCTGATGATCACCCGCAGCGACAACACGGCGGCGAACTGCCTCATCGATCTGGCGCAGCGTGAAAGCATCAATGCGATGATGCAGGCGTATGGTTGGCGTGGCAGCGAAGTGACCCGCAAGTTTTTAAGCAGGAAGCATGAGGATCCTGAGTATAAAACGATCCGCGGAACAGAGACCTGCGCCCTGCATGCGGCTGACTTTCTCTACAAAATTTACACCCGTCAACTGGTCAATCCCTGGGTCAGCCAGCAGATGTTGACGCTCTTAGGCAGACAGCTGGACAAATCCAAGCTGGCCAGTGGACTGCCGGCGGATGCCATGTTCTATCACAAGACCGGATGGTACGCCGCATGGACCCATGACGTAGGCATTGTCGACACCGGCCGGGTGCGCTACGTGGTTGCTTGTTTTCTACCCCTGCCGGCTCAAGAGGCGTTGCCCAAATACAGTGCATTGTCGAGAAAAATATTTCAGCTGATGAACGCCAGCGGTCAGTGA